The following is a genomic window from Chitinispirillum alkaliphilum.
TTGATTCAACTTTCGCATTTTAAAATTCGCACAAAAAGGTGCTGGGTGAAAAGAGCCCTGAACAGGCGCTGTTTTTTATTATACAGTTCTGAAAACAGAATACAATAAAAGAGTTTAAGCCGAGAGAAAAAAAACAGCAGTTCATCATTTGGGGATACTTTTTGACGGATGATTCGCGCCGACCGGCAAGTCGGTGTTTTGTAACGGTTTAGAAAGTTGAATAGTTGTGCAAATATGAGTTTCACTTAGTATATTTAATGTTTTGACGGTTCAAACCGACCTTAGGCATTTGCCATATATCGGAGGTTCATTAATGTTTCAGGAAAAATACAGGGTGGTTGCCGGCCCGGAAGGGTATATGGCTTCAGCCGCTGCCCTGATGGGGGTAGAGTTACCCGATAGCGGGCAGGCCCTTGTTGAGGGACAGGTTGTAGAGGAAAAAAAAGCGATGGAGGAGATTGCAGGGAAACTGGTTGGGGCGAAAAACCCGGTTATCTTTCCAGGACCTTTGCTTCTTTGGGAGTGGTCAGAAAGTGTCAGGCCAAAAGCGGCTGCTGTTAAAAGGTTAGCCCAAGTGAGCGGAGCGAAAGTGATACCCATGCCTGATTACAGAC
Proteins encoded in this region:
- a CDS encoding Pyruvate:ferredoxin oxidoreductase, delta subunit, coding for MFQEKYRVVAGPEGYMASAAALMGVELPDSGQALVEGQVVEEKKAMEEIAGKLVGAKNPVIFPGPLLLWEWSESVRPKAAAVKRLAQVSGAKVIPMPDYRPKYPKINPEVEINPNHPNITIWHNNFDVCVFVGVHCHFANVALKLIRGGSDCYTVALCGEAGHEDAMVSLRDVDAEKIKALTQIVEESK